The following proteins come from a genomic window of Dysidea avara chromosome 12, odDysAvar1.4, whole genome shotgun sequence:
- the LOC136239868 gene encoding crystal protein-like, translating to MVEDLIRHIGGGLLYDGQYIANHTNVILVTINYRLGALGFLVYGSNQEIGGNYGLKDQRFALKWVQENITYFGGNPDLVTIFGQSTGGVSVAAHMSSVKSSGLFHRGIIESNSFGVPIKGLIDSMSLGFRFAKQVGCGENDVSCVKGKSVDAIVDAETKVLAEIIDYDHPFQIFLQWTPYMDGIEIDEQPLKHSEKEELLQFQIGSKQSGSVGEEAYPYTMETFTKPITTIGTDNPFWCPTRYIAAGFANFTSFPVWVYNFDHAASFEFWAANASYCDGHTCHGEEIAFLIHNAPLAGFHYTKDEEKLSEQIITYWTNFARYGNPNGANGNLDWPQYTSYTKSVLRFLTPKNKVEDYRSDFCIFWDQIGYNV from the exons ATGGTGGAGGATTTGATAAG GCATATAGGTGGTGGCTTGCTCTATGATGGACAATACATAGCCAATCACACTAATGTCATACTGGTCACCATAAATTATAGACTTGGTGCTCTTGGTTTTCTTGTGTATGGTAGTAACCAAGAAATTGGTGGCAACTATGGACTAAAG GATCAGCGGTTTGCCTTAAAATGGGTGCAAGAGAATATTACATACTTTGGTGGTAATCCTGATTTAGTTACCATATTTGGTCAGAGTACTGGAGGTGTGTCTGTGGCAGCTCACATGTCTAGTGTGAAGAGCAGTGGTCTGTTTCATCGT GGGATTATAGAAAGTAACTCATTTGGAGTACCGATTAAAGGGTTGATTGATTCAATGAGTCTGGGGTTCAGGTTTGCTAAGCAAGTGGGTTGTGGAGAAAATGATGTCAGTTGTGTTAAAGGAAAG AGCGTAGATGCTATTGTTGATGCTGAAACAAAAGTGCTTGCAGAAATTATTGACTATGATCA TCCATTTCAGATATTTCTACAGTGGACTCCATACATGGATGGGATAGAG ATAGATGAACAGCCTTTAAAGCATTCAGAGAAGGAAGAGTTGCTTCAGTTCCA AATTGGAAGCAAACAATCT GGAAGTGTTGGGGAAGAAGCATATCCATATACAATGGAGACATTTACAAAGccaattaca ACAATTGGAACAGACAACCCATTTTGGTGTCCAACACGATATATAGCAGCTGGTTTTGCAAATTTCACCAGTTTCCCTGTGTGGGTATACAATTTTGATCATGCTGCTTCCTTTGAGTTCTGGGCAGCAAATGCCAGCTACTGTGATGGGCACACCT GTCATGGTGAAGAAATTGCTTTTCTAATTCACAATGCTCCGCTTGCTGGATTTCATTACACCAAAGATGAAGAGAAACTTAGTGAACAAATAATTACCTACTGGACTAATTTTGCACGTTATGGCAATCCTAATGGAGCAAATGGTAATCTGGATTGGCCTCAATATACATCATATACTAAAAGTGTTCTCCGCTTTTTGACACCAAAAAACAAG GTTGAGGACTACCGGTCTGATTTCTGTATCTTTTGGGATCAAATTGGATATAATGTATAA
- the LOC136240534 gene encoding crystal protein-like, with protein MLLVFTLLACFVTTLSQFPPNVVDTNTGKVDGLITDKAKVFRSIPYARPPVKELRWQDPLPPFPWPGILQVTEDPPGCPQSKVCQLPPWACPKKTQEDCLYLNVFTPLTATPSSKLPVMVFMHGGGFVRGYSGGLIYDGQYMVNQTNVILVTINYRLGALGFLVYGSKQEIGGNYGLKDQRFAFKWIQDNIANFGGNPNSVTIFGQSAGGVSVAAHMCSVKSSGLFHRGIIESNPFGVTLKEIDDYMRLGKRFAKELGCGDNDVSCVKEKSVDAIIDAEVKVLTSIVDYDHLFEIFMQWTPYMDGIEVDEQPLKAFKEGRVASIPLIMGSVGEEAYIYAMESFPKPVTTSTEYHELQLAFYGPFHFAKVAKQYPFTNGIDNRGQIAIMGTDNPFWCPTRYAASSIYNSTKFPVWLYNFDHAASFNPWPGNDSFCDGHSCHGEELAFLFHNAALAGYNYTEAEEKLSQQMMTYWTNFARYGDPNGESGGFDWPQYTSYTKSVLRFLTPKNTVEDYRSDYCDFWDQIGYNV; from the exons ATGTTGTTAGTCTTTACACTGTTAGCGTGTTTCGTTACAACCTTATCTCAGTTTCCCCCGAACGTGGTGGATACGAACACTGGCAAG GTGGATGGATTGATTACTGATAAAGCCAAA gtATTCAGGAGTATCCCGTATGCTCGACCTCCAGTCAAAGAGCTCAGATGGCAGGATCCACT ACCTCCATTCCCATGGCCAGGTATTCTACAAGTGACTGAAGATCCACCAGGATGTCCTCAG AGCAAAGTTTGCCAATTACCTCCGTGGGCTTGTCCAAAGAAGACGCAGGAAGACTGTCTCTACTTAAATGTTTTCACTCCATTAACAGCTACA CCTTCTTCAAAGTTGCCAGTGATGGTGTTTATGCATGGAGGAGGATTTGTTAGG GGGTACAGTGGGGGCTTGATCTATGATGGCCAGTATATGGTCAACCAAACTAATGTCATACTGgtcactataaattatagacTTGGAGCTTTGGGATTTCTTGTATATGGcagtaaacaagaaattggtgGAAACTATGGACTAAAG GACCAGCGGTTTGCTTTCAAGTGGATACAAGACAACATTGCTAATTTTGGTGGTAACCCAAACTCTGTTACTATATTTGGCCAGAGTGCTGGAGGTGTGTCTGTGGCAGCTCACATGTGTAGTGTGAAGAGCAGTGGCCTGTTTCATCGT GGAATTATAGAGAGTAATCCTTTTGGCGTTACACTGAAGGAAATAGATGACTACATGAGACTAGGCAAAAGATTTGCAAAGGAGTTGGGATGTGGAGATAATGATGTCAGCTGTGTGAAGGAAAAG AGTGTAGATGCAATTATTGATGCTGAGGTGAAAGTGCTTACAAGCATTGTCGATTATGACCA TTTATTTGAAATATTTATGCAGTGGACTCCATACATGGATGGTATAGAG GTAGATGAACAGCCTTTAAAGGCATTCAAAGAAGGAAGAGTTGCTTCTATTCCACTCATCATG GGCAGTGTTGGAGAAGAAGCATACATATATGCAATGGAATCATTTCCCAAGCCAGTCACA ACATCAACTGAATATCATGAACTACAGTTGGCTTTTTATGGTCCCTTTCATTTTGCCAAAGTGGCAAAGCAGTATCCATTTACTAATGGCATTGATAACAGAGGACAGATAGCA ATAATGGGGACAGATAATCCATTCTGGTGTCCAACAAGATATGCAGCATCTAGTATTTATAATTCCACAAAATTTCCAGTGTGGTTGTACAACTTTGATCATGCTGCATCCTTTAATCCTTGGCCAGGAAATGACAGCTTTTGTGATGGGCACAGCT gtCATGGTGAAGAGCTAGCATTTCTATTTCACAATGCTGCACTTGCTGGATACAATTACACTGAAGCTGAAGAGAAACTTAGTCAACAGATGATGACCTACTGGACTAACTTTGCACGTTATGGTGATCCTAATGGAGAAAGTGGTGGTTTTGACTGGCCTCAGTATACATCATACACTAAAAGTGTTCTTCGTTTCTTAACACCAAAGAATACG